AGTCGTAGTTCTGGTGTGCGCGTATGTCCGAGTGGGAGGTGATCATGCATGATCACCGCCCGACAATCGCGGGCCGCGCGCGCGTTGCTTGGATGGAATCAGGAGACGCTCGCTGACAAGGCCCAGGTATCACTGACCGCGCTCAAACGCCTCGAATCCGCAAGCGGGCTCGAGGTGTATGAGACCACGCGCGATCAGGTACGTCGGGCGCTTGAAGGCCACGGCATCCTCCTCTTGACCACCGACCAAGGCGAAGGAGTGATGGTGGTCCGTGGGAAAATCGACAAGCGTTAGCGTCTCCGTTGCCTACCGCATGCCGTCGGTATGCCGTTGCCATCACCGGCGCGGATTCTGCTGCGATGCAACCTGCATACGGTTAACAAATGCCACCGGAATGGATAAGAATGACTTCAGAGGACCGGTGTGACCAAGACAGACTTCCTAGACCAGCCGCCTGATAGCGCGGTGCTCACACCCTATGATCGTGAGCACCTGAAAACCTATCTGCGACTGCTGGATGCCGAGGCCGACGGCGCGTGCTGGGAAGAAGCGGTCACCGTCATCTTCGGCCTGGACCCTGACAATGATGCCCAACGCGCCGCGCGCGTCTACACCACCCACCTGGCCCGCGCGAAATGGATGACCGAGAACGGCTTTCGCCATCTGGTCCGGTCGAGT
This portion of the Sphingomonas sp. So64.6b genome encodes:
- a CDS encoding XRE family transcriptional regulator, which gives rise to MITARQSRAARALLGWNQETLADKAQVSLTALKRLESASGLEVYETTRDQVRRALEGHGILLLTTDQGEGVMVVRGKIDKR
- a CDS encoding DUF2285 domain-containing protein, translating into MTKTDFLDQPPDSAVLTPYDREHLKTYLRLLDAEADGACWEEAVTVIFGLDPDNDAQRAARVYTTHLARAKWMTENGFRHLVRSSYH